From one Trifolium pratense cultivar HEN17-A07 linkage group LG1, ARS_RC_1.1, whole genome shotgun sequence genomic stretch:
- the LOC123912975 gene encoding putative zinc finger protein At1g68190 — protein MEKVCEFCTALRPLVYCNADAAYLCLSCDAKVHWANELSGRHIRTLVCNSCRCDLAYVQCLDHKMLICRDCDQKLHDSSSPHRKRAVKTFIGCPSAKEFAALWGFEFKEIEKSDVSRKDQFAVASISSVFTDVNVIKHHRIQTRVASTASATKLDKGSSSQQGQVLYRDQERQTILQQIVDLKRFQLNEEIHHSTKVNGLQVDDKFNQQVQNSHNFATNLLGENNTIAELNPETFSSAFSQLDNLSSSSIMDLPLHGELFWTCKGSLQSNQVWPQNIQDLGICEELVCGDDFNIPDVDLTFQNYEELFGGEQDPIRGVMFGGKDVTCSSLENDIDNPSAMEVRNSTTFT, from the exons ATGGAGAAAGTTTGTGAATTCTGCACAGCACTAAGGCCACTTGTTTACTGTAATGCTGATGCAGCATATCTTTGTCTATCCTGTGATGCAAAAGTTCATTGGGCAAATGAATTGTCTGGCCGGCACATCCGGACCCTTGTGTGTAACTCGTGCAGATGCGATCTTGCTTATGTTCAGTGTTTGGATCACAAAATGTTAATCTGTCGAGACTGTGATCAAAAGTTGCACGATAGTTCTTCACCGCATCGCAAACGAGCTGTCAAAACTTTCATCGGCTGCCCTTCTGCTAAAGAGTTTGCAGCACTTTGGGGATTTGAGTTTAAGGAGATTGAAAAGAGTGATGTCAGTCGGAAGGATCAGTTTGCAGTTGCGTCTATTTCTTCTGTTTTTACGGATGTGAATGTGATCAAGCATCATCGCATTCAAACTAGGGTCGCTTCGACAGCATCTGCGACTAAACTTGATAAGGGATCCAGCAGTCAACAAGGCCAG GTATTGTACCGTGATCAAGAGCGGCAAACTATTCTGCAACAGATTGTTGATTTAAAACGGTTTCAGCTAAATGAGGAGATTCACCATTCTACAAAGGTAAATGGACTACAAGTGGatgacaaattcaatcagcAAGTACAAAATTCCCATAATTTTGCTACTAATCTTCTGGGAGAAAACAATACTATTGCGGAGCTGAATCCCGAAACTTTCTCTTCGGCATTTTCTCAACTTGATAATTTGTCTTCATCTTCAATTATGGACCTTCCTTTGCATGGAGAGTTATTTTGGACTTGCAAAGGCTCACTTCAAAGTAATCAG GTGTGGCCGCAAAATATTCAAGACCTGGGAATATGCGAAGAACTTGTTTGTGGAGACGATTTTAACATACCGGATGTTGACTTAACATTCCAAAACTACGAGGAACTATTTGGAGGAGAGCAAGATCCAATTAGAGGAGTAATGTTTGGTGGAAAAGATGTCACTTGCTCTTCTTTGGAGAATGATATTGACAATCCAAGTGCAATGGAGGTCAGAAATTCAACAACCTTCACTTAA
- the LOC123912986 gene encoding DEAD-box ATP-dependent RNA helicase 10-like, whose product MEKKDKEIKSFKDLGLSDELIEACDKLGWKTPLKIQIQAIPPALRGKDVIGIAQTGSGKTAAFALPILHALLEDPNPFFACVLSPTRELAIQISEQFEALGSVIKVKCAVLVGGLPMAKQSITLATKPHIIVGTPGRVLDHLRNTKGFSLGKLKYLVLDEADRLLNEDFEESLNEILGMIPRKRRTFLFSATMTKKVEKLQRVCLRNPVKIEASTKYSTANTLKQQYRFVPAKHKDCYLVYILTEMVGSTSMVFTRTCDATQLLAFFLRNLGLKAIPINGHMNQLKRLGALNKFKSGDCNILLCTDVVSRGLDIPEVDMVINYDIPSNPKDYIHRVGRTARAGRSGVAISLVNQHELEWHIQIENLIGKKLLEYPAQEQKVLLLEKRVSEAKRLAVTKMKATGGKNKLWSDSEEEEDAETYFGLNRRPSKRFRRK is encoded by the exons ATGGAGAAAAAggataaagaaattaaatcatTTAAGGATCTAGGCTTATCGGATGAATTGATCGAAGCTTGTGACAAATTGGGCTGGAAGACTCCCCTAAAGATTCAAATACAAGCAATTCCACCGGCTCTCCGAG GAAAAGATGTCATTGGAATTGCCCAAACGGGTTCTGGTAAAACTGCCGCTTTTGCCCTTCCTATATTGCATGCACTCTTAGAAGACCCAAACCCTTTTTTTGCTTGTGTCTTGTCTCCCACAAG GGAGCTTGCTATTCAAATTTCTGAACAGTTTGAAGCTCTAGGTTCTGTAATTAAGGTCAAGTGTGCTGTG CTCGTTGGAGGGCTTCCCATGGCAAAACAATCCATTACGTTAGCAACGAAGCCTCATATTATT GTTGGGACTCCTGGACGTGTCTTGGATCACCTAAGAAACACCAAAGGATTTTCTCTTGGTAAATTAAAATACTTG GTCTTAGATGAAGCAGACAGGTTGTTGAATGAGGATTTTGAGGAATCACTTAATGAGATTTTAGGAATGATCCCTCGCAAGCGTAGGACATTCCTTTTTTCTGCTACGATGACAAAGAAG GTCGAGAAGCTCCAAAGGGTTTGTTTAAGAAATCCTGTGAAG ATTGAAGCATCAACCAAGTACTCTACCGCGAACACACTGAAGCAACAATATCGTTTCGTGCCAGCAAAACACAAG GATTGCTACCTTGTATACATTCTCACTGAAATGGTTGGAAGTACATCAATGGTGTTCACTCGGACATGTGATGCAACTCAGCTTCTTGCTTTTTTTCTTAGGAATCTCGGTCTGAAAGCCATCCCAATTAATGGTCATATGAATCAG CTAAAGCGACTTGGAGCCTTGAATAAGTTCAAGTCCGGGGATTGCAATATTCTCCTTTGTACAGACGTAGTTAGTAGGGGACTGGATATTCCAGAAGTAGATATGGTGATTAACTATGATATTCCCTCAAACCCCAAA GATTATATACATCGTGTGGGAAGGACTGCTCGGGCAGGGCGTTCTGGGGTTGCCATTTCCCTTGTGAACCAACATGAGCTAGAGTGGCACATTCAGATAGAGAATCTTATAG GCAAGAAGCTACTGGAGTATCCTGCACAAGAACAGAAAGTTTTGCTTTTGGAAAAGCGTGTTAGTGAGGCCAAAAGATTAGCTGTAACG aAAATGAAGGCAACTGGAGGGAAGAATAAACTTTGGTCTGATTCAGAAGAGGAAGAGGATGCTGAGACATACTTTGGTCTAAATAGAAGACCCTCTAAGAGGTttagaagaaaataa
- the LOC123902645 gene encoding zinc finger CCCH domain-containing protein 15 has protein sequence MHNKDVCSPSSKSGFGIGINTAGRMQSNAGAFASLYSALTNENLPSLAGNCSNGGGVSLYQYSDSGTEYDSCMIQKHQDMVNRHSMCLSRLVETSKEVEALQKENGQLRAVNKELQKNLNLLIQASLENRFGGGGSSGQTQSIPFDLMHGFHNLNLADGKENCADWNSNNINNNNKELQEGSDESPTSVIDNNGVETERFSLPKSISVRSNGYLKVAQPPAVTTTNTAVRTKGANRSRASSAQASDTVQKVFVRGGQKEEEPLEMVVYNQGMFKTELCNKWQETGTCPYGDHCQFAHGIGELRPVIRHPRYKTEVCRMVLAGVVCPYGHRCHFRHALTEQEKALSQHKPRSMKLER, from the exons ATGCATAACAAGGACGTTTGTTCTCCGTCATCCAAAAGTGGATTCGGCATCGGCATCAACACCGCCGGCCGCATGCAGTCGAACGCCGGCGCGTTTGCTTCGTTGTACTCTGCTCTGACTAATGAAAATCTTCCATCGCTCGCCGGAAACTGCAGCAACGGCGGCGGCGTTTCGCTTTATCAGTACTCTGACTCTGGAACAGAGTACGACTCGTGCATGATACAGAAGCATCAGGATATGGTGAATCGTCACAGCATGTGTCTCAGTCGCCTCGTGGAGACTTCCAAAGAGGTTGAAGCTCTGCAAAAGGAGAACGGACAACTCCGTGCCGTGAATAAGGAATTGCAGAAGAACCTGAACCTTCTCATTCAAGCTTCGCTGGAGAATCGATTTGGCGGTGGCGGATCCTCCGGCCAGACGCAATCGATTCCGTTTGATCTGATGCACGGTTTTCATAACTTGAATCTTGCTGATGGAAAAGAAAACTGTGCTGATTGGAATAGCAATAacatcaataataataacaaggaGCTTCAGGAAGGTTCAGATGAGAGTCCAACGAGCGTGATAGACAATAACGGTGTTGAAACGGAGAGGTTTTCGCTGCCGAAGAGCATTTCTGTGAGATCCAATGGCTACTTGAAGGTTGCTCAGCCTCCGGCCGTCACAACTACCAATACTGCTGTTCGCACCAAGGGCGCTAACCGCTCCCGCGCCTCCTCCGCTCAAGCTTCAGATACAGTT CAAAAGGTATTTGTGCGAGGAGGGCAGAAAGAGGAAGAGCCTCTTGAGATGGTTGTGTACAACCAGGGGATGTTCAAGACTGAGCTGTGTAACAAATGGCAGGAAACTGGCACTTGCCCTTATGGAGATCACTGCCAATTCGCTCACGGCATTGGGGAGCTTCGCCCAGTGATCCGCCACCCACGCTACAAGACTGAGGTATGCAGGATGGTCCTTGCTGGGGTCGTGTGCCCGTATGGCCATAGATGCCATTTCCGCCATGCACTTACTGAACAAGAGAAAGCTTTATCACAACATAAGCCCAGATCAATGAAGCTGGAAAGATAA